In Pseudomonas fluorescens NCIMB 11764, a single window of DNA contains:
- a CDS encoding LysR family transcriptional regulator has translation MNTQWNLEQLRLFVSVAEQRSFSAVARDQRKAQSAVSSSIALLEEDLGVSLFDRSSGRQPKLTEAGSALLEEAREVLRQCERLNGRALAMMRGQEARLRVAQDEAMPYQPIIESFEALGEQFPSLEVQLTSAAQGDVARKLVERRADLGLLFYHDQIPEALERRVLGSVEMVTVCGVGHPLAANAAVNCQELAQHRQLLMSTQSSVYPGSEPASPQVWRADSFYVMAEWLVRGLGWAWLPRHVVQYPAYQNLMVELVSEWTPPALVVELVWRRDEPLGPAARWLAERFAVHLQAIGEKSR, from the coding sequence ATGAACACGCAATGGAATCTGGAGCAGCTACGGCTGTTTGTCAGCGTAGCGGAGCAGCGATCGTTTTCCGCCGTCGCACGGGATCAGCGCAAGGCGCAGTCGGCGGTCAGCAGCTCGATTGCGTTGCTGGAGGAAGACTTGGGTGTGAGCCTGTTCGACCGCAGCAGCGGCCGTCAGCCAAAACTCACCGAAGCCGGCAGTGCCTTGCTGGAGGAGGCGCGGGAAGTGCTGCGCCAGTGCGAGCGACTCAACGGTCGGGCGCTGGCGATGATGCGCGGGCAGGAGGCTCGTCTGCGGGTGGCTCAGGATGAGGCGATGCCCTACCAGCCGATCATCGAAAGCTTCGAAGCACTTGGCGAGCAATTTCCCAGCCTTGAAGTGCAATTGACCAGCGCGGCCCAGGGTGATGTGGCGCGCAAACTGGTGGAGCGTCGGGCCGATCTGGGGTTGCTGTTTTATCACGACCAGATTCCCGAAGCGCTTGAGCGGCGCGTGCTGGGCAGCGTTGAAATGGTTACGGTCTGTGGCGTCGGGCATCCGTTGGCGGCGAACGCTGCCGTGAACTGTCAGGAACTGGCGCAGCATCGACAGCTGCTGATGTCCACGCAGTCCAGTGTCTACCCCGGCAGCGAGCCGGCCAGCCCGCAAGTCTGGCGGGCCGACAGCTTCTACGTGATGGCCGAATGGCTGGTGCGGGGCCTCGGCTGGGCCTGGCTGCCGCGACACGTGGTGCAATACCCGGCGTATCAGAATTTGATGGTCGAACTGGTCAGCGAATGGACACCGCCGGCGCTGGTGGTGGAATTGGTCTGGCGGCGCGACGAACCCCTTGGCCCGGCGGCTCGCTGGCTGGCGGAACGTTTTGCCGTGCACTTGCAGGCGATCGGCGAGAAAAGCCGATAA
- a CDS encoding TolC family outer membrane protein, producing the protein MLRKLSLALAVSCASNGMAWAAEAPLSTNTDLVSVYQEAVDNNADLAAARAQYGAQKEVVPQARAGLLPNISGGAQVANVRTDIDQPAAIANRSANSYRATLAQPLFRADRWFQYQAAKDVNEQAALQLSATEQNLILQTAENYFNVLRSQDTLASTKAEEAAFKRQLDQSNERFDVGLSDKTDVLQSQASYDTARANRIVAQRQVDDAFEALITLTNRQYNSIQGIVHTLPILPPAPNDAKAWVDTAAKQNLNLLASNYAVSAAEETLKQRKAGHAPTVDAVAKYEKGDNDAFGFSNPNAFRQSYGGPVEQRTLALQLNIPIYSGGLTSSQVRESYSRLDQTEQQREGLRRQVVENTRNLHRAVNTDVEQVQARKQSIISNQSAVEATEIGYQVGTRNIVDVLDAQRQLYTSVRNYNNTRYDYILDNLRLKQAAGTLNPGDLQDLKRYLKADYNPDKDFLPPDLAKAAAEQLKARP; encoded by the coding sequence ATGCTGCGCAAACTTTCACTGGCCCTTGCCGTGTCTTGTGCTTCCAATGGAATGGCCTGGGCAGCAGAAGCGCCCTTATCGACCAATACCGATCTGGTCAGCGTCTACCAGGAAGCGGTGGACAACAACGCCGACCTGGCCGCCGCCCGCGCCCAGTACGGCGCCCAGAAGGAAGTCGTGCCCCAGGCCCGCGCCGGCCTGCTGCCGAATATCTCCGGCGGCGCCCAGGTGGCCAACGTGCGCACCGACATCGATCAACCGGCGGCCATCGCCAACCGCAGCGCCAACTCCTATCGGGCGACATTGGCTCAGCCGTTGTTTCGTGCCGATCGCTGGTTCCAGTATCAGGCCGCCAAGGACGTCAATGAGCAGGCAGCCCTGCAACTCTCGGCGACCGAGCAAAACCTGATTCTGCAAACCGCTGAAAACTACTTCAACGTGCTGCGCAGCCAGGACACCCTGGCCTCGACCAAGGCTGAAGAAGCGGCATTCAAGCGCCAGCTCGACCAGTCCAACGAGCGCTTCGATGTCGGCCTGTCGGACAAGACCGACGTGCTGCAATCGCAAGCCAGTTACGACACGGCACGGGCCAACCGGATCGTTGCCCAGCGCCAGGTGGATGATGCATTTGAAGCGTTGATCACCCTGACCAACCGTCAGTACAACTCGATCCAGGGCATCGTCCACACCTTGCCGATCCTGCCGCCGGCCCCGAATGACGCCAAGGCCTGGGTCGACACCGCTGCCAAACAGAACCTGAATCTGCTGGCCAGCAACTACGCGGTCAGCGCTGCCGAAGAAACCCTCAAGCAGCGCAAGGCTGGCCACGCGCCCACGGTGGATGCGGTGGCCAAGTATGAGAAAGGCGACAACGACGCCTTCGGTTTCAGCAACCCGAATGCCTTCCGCCAGTCTTATGGCGGCCCCGTCGAGCAGCGCACGCTGGCCCTGCAACTGAACATCCCGATCTACAGCGGCGGGCTGACCAGTTCGCAGGTGCGCGAGTCGTACTCGCGCCTGGACCAGACTGAACAACAGCGTGAAGGCCTGCGTCGGCAAGTGGTGGAAAACACCCGCAACCTGCACCGCGCGGTGAACACCGATGTGGAACAGGTACAGGCGCGCAAACAGTCGATCATCTCCAACCAGAGCGCAGTGGAAGCGACCGAAATCGGTTATCAGGTGGGCACGCGAAACATCGTTGATGTGCTCGATGCCCAGCGTCAGCTGTACACCTCGGTGCGCAATTACAACAACACCCGCTACGACTACATCCTCGACAACCTGCGCCTGAAGCAGGCCGCCGGTACGTTGAACCCGGGGGATTTGCAGGATCTGAAGCGCTATCTCAAGGCCGACTACAACCCGGACAAGGACTTCCTGCCACCGGATCTGGCCAAGGCTGCGGCAGAGCAGCTCAAAGCCCGGCCCTGA
- a CDS encoding glycosyltransferase, translating into MKVMLLVMDEQRVILDRLYEIVQQNCDECVVYRLSKKQQLKLGSFLATVNYQTFDRIVIFSRVKRLVPQLRVLKCIPGLVFLEHDAYQNYMPASKYLRVYSRLYSRLPSSRALVSGAVVARRMQAENIDAVFVSKGYDEQMLHNTNSVRDIPVAFLGSLKSTEYAQRRALLESLSRRTGMLVGRTKSGAEYLEMLNRIKIFVSADIGMNEFMIKNFEAMACGCVLLAWSQGEEDQLLGFQDMHNTVFYRSEDEAVEKLQLLQSDPLLTARIASNGQAFAESQYSFARVGRTLAAEIQREMRPWQPPSLLTRLWVKLRYGMQVPE; encoded by the coding sequence ATGAAAGTGATGCTCCTGGTAATGGACGAGCAGCGCGTCATTCTGGATCGACTGTATGAAATCGTGCAGCAGAACTGCGACGAGTGTGTTGTCTATCGCCTGAGCAAAAAGCAGCAGCTGAAACTTGGTTCGTTTCTCGCGACAGTCAACTACCAGACATTCGACCGGATCGTGATTTTTTCCAGGGTCAAGCGCCTCGTCCCGCAACTAAGGGTCCTGAAATGTATTCCGGGCCTGGTGTTTCTCGAACATGACGCTTATCAGAATTACATGCCCGCGAGTAAATACCTTCGGGTTTACTCGCGTCTTTACAGTCGTTTGCCCAGCTCTCGCGCGCTGGTTTCCGGCGCTGTCGTAGCGCGTCGGATGCAAGCTGAAAACATTGATGCAGTGTTCGTTTCGAAGGGATATGACGAACAAATGCTGCACAACACCAACAGTGTCCGGGACATCCCGGTGGCTTTTCTGGGCAGTCTGAAAAGTACTGAATACGCGCAGCGCAGAGCGCTTCTGGAGTCCCTTTCCCGGCGTACCGGCATGTTGGTGGGCCGCACCAAATCGGGCGCTGAGTATCTGGAAATGCTCAATCGCATCAAGATTTTCGTGAGTGCCGATATCGGCATGAATGAATTCATGATCAAGAACTTTGAAGCAATGGCGTGTGGCTGTGTATTGCTGGCCTGGAGTCAGGGCGAAGAAGACCAATTGCTGGGTTTCCAGGACATGCACAACACGGTTTTCTATCGCTCTGAAGATGAGGCCGTGGAAAAACTCCAGCTGCTGCAGAGCGACCCGTTGCTGACGGCTCGTATCGCCAGTAACGGGCAGGCATTCGCCGAGAGCCAGTATTCCTTTGCTCGGGTGGGGCGCACGCTCGCTGCCGAGATTCAGCGTGAAATGCGTCCTTGGCAGCCACCTTCATTGTTGACTCGCCTGTGGGTAAAGCTGCGTTACGGTATGCAGGTTCCAGAGTAA
- a CDS encoding aldo/keto reductase: MSQPTLHDVHRPLGSTGLMVSPLGLGTVKLGRDQGVKYPNGFQIPGDDEARMLLKLARDLGINLIDTAPAYGRSEERLGPLLRGQRQDWVIVSKVGEEFADGLSRHDFSAAHTRLSVERSLQRLETDFIDLVLVHSDGNDLAILNDSEVYTTLAALKAEGKIRGYGFSGKTVEGGLKALEQGDCAMVTYNLNDQNEKPVIDYAAAHGKAILVKKALASGHVCLSPGVDPVRASFELLFEHPGVASAIVGTINPLHLAHNVATVAQVLRSN; the protein is encoded by the coding sequence ATGAGCCAACCCACCCTGCACGATGTGCATCGTCCACTGGGCAGCACCGGCCTGATGGTTTCGCCGCTGGGTCTGGGCACGGTCAAACTCGGCCGCGATCAAGGCGTGAAATACCCCAATGGCTTTCAGATTCCCGGCGATGACGAAGCGCGCATGTTGCTCAAACTCGCGCGCGATCTGGGCATCAACCTGATCGACACCGCCCCCGCCTATGGCCGCAGCGAAGAACGGCTCGGCCCGTTGCTGCGGGGGCAGCGCCAGGATTGGGTGATCGTCAGCAAGGTCGGCGAGGAATTTGCCGACGGTCTGTCCCGTCATGATTTCAGCGCTGCGCATACTCGCCTGTCGGTGGAACGCAGCCTGCAACGCCTGGAAACGGATTTTATCGATCTGGTGCTGGTGCATTCCGACGGCAACGACCTGGCGATCCTCAACGACAGCGAAGTCTATACGACCCTCGCCGCGCTCAAGGCCGAAGGCAAGATTCGCGGCTATGGTTTCTCCGGCAAAACCGTCGAAGGCGGTTTGAAGGCTCTGGAGCAAGGTGATTGCGCGATGGTCACCTACAATCTGAACGATCAGAACGAGAAGCCGGTCATTGACTATGCTGCTGCACACGGCAAAGCCATCCTGGTCAAGAAAGCCCTGGCCAGCGGTCATGTCTGCCTGAGCCCGGGTGTAGACCCGGTGCGCGCCAGCTTCGAGTTGTTGTTTGAACATCCGGGTGTCGCCAGTGCTATTGTCGGGACCATCAATCCGCTGCACCTCGCCCACAACGTCGCGACCGTTGCCCAGGTCCTACGTAGCAACTGA
- a CDS encoding DMT family transporter, which translates to MTAYYYLAIAICAEVIATVSMKAVKGFSTPLPLILVIVGYGIAFWMLTLVVRSVPVGVAYAVWAGMGIVMVSVAALFIYGQKLDVPAMLGMALIVLGVVVIQLFSKTAGH; encoded by the coding sequence ATGACCGCTTACTACTACCTGGCTATTGCCATCTGCGCCGAAGTGATTGCCACTGTTTCGATGAAAGCGGTCAAAGGCTTCAGCACGCCGCTGCCGCTGATTCTGGTGATCGTCGGCTACGGCATCGCCTTCTGGATGCTGACGCTGGTCGTGCGCAGCGTTCCGGTGGGTGTGGCATACGCGGTGTGGGCCGGCATGGGGATCGTGATGGTCAGCGTTGCAGCGCTGTTTATTTACGGGCAGAAGCTGGATGTGCCGGCTATGTTGGGCATGGCGTTGATTGTGCTGGGTGTCGTCGTGATCCAGCTCTTCTCCAAAACCGCTGGGCATTGA
- the hldE gene encoding bifunctional D-glycero-beta-D-manno-heptose-7-phosphate kinase/D-glycero-beta-D-manno-heptose 1-phosphate adenylyltransferase HldE has translation MKLSMPRFDQAPVLVVGDVMLDRYWHGGTSRISPEAPVPVVKVEQIEDRPGGAANVALNIAALGAPASLVGVTGDDEAADSLANSLKGAGVRALFQRIAHQPTIVKLRVMSRHQQLLRIDFEEPFATDALALGEQVDELLEGIKVLVLSDYGKGALKNHQVLIQAARARGIPVLADPKGKDFSIYRGASLITPNLSEFETIVGGCADEHELVSKGAQLMHDLDLGALLVTRGEHGMTLLRPDHPALHLPARAREVFDVTGAGDTVISTLAAAIAAGEELPHAVALANLAAGIVVGKLGTAAISAPELRRAIQREEGSERGVLGLEQLLLAVDDARAHKEKIVFTNGCFDILHAGHVTYLEQARAQGDRLIVAVNDDASVSRLKGPGRPINSVDRRMAVLAGLGAVDWVISFPEGTPENLLREVKPDVLVKGGDYGIDQVVGADIVTAYGGTVKVLGLVENSSTTAIVEKIRSH, from the coding sequence ATGAAGTTGTCCATGCCGCGATTCGATCAAGCCCCTGTCTTGGTGGTCGGCGATGTCATGCTCGACCGTTATTGGCATGGTGGTACCTCACGGATTTCCCCTGAGGCGCCGGTACCGGTGGTCAAGGTCGAGCAAATCGAGGACCGCCCGGGCGGTGCCGCTAACGTTGCCCTGAACATTGCCGCGCTTGGCGCACCGGCCTCGCTGGTCGGTGTGACCGGCGACGACGAAGCTGCCGACAGCCTGGCCAACAGCCTCAAGGGTGCTGGTGTGCGCGCATTGTTCCAGCGTATTGCGCACCAGCCGACCATCGTCAAGTTGCGGGTTATGAGTCGACACCAGCAGTTGCTGCGTATCGACTTCGAAGAACCCTTTGCCACCGACGCCCTGGCGCTGGGCGAGCAAGTTGACGAGTTGCTTGAAGGCATCAAGGTGCTGGTGCTGTCCGACTACGGCAAAGGCGCGCTGAAAAATCATCAGGTACTGATCCAGGCCGCCCGTGCCCGTGGCATTCCGGTGCTGGCCGATCCCAAGGGCAAGGATTTCTCGATCTACCGGGGGGCGAGCCTGATTACCCCGAACCTCAGCGAATTCGAAACGATCGTCGGCGGTTGCGCCGATGAGCACGAACTGGTGAGCAAGGGCGCGCAACTGATGCACGACCTGGACCTTGGCGCGTTGCTGGTGACTCGTGGCGAACACGGCATGACCTTGCTGCGCCCGGATCATCCCGCGTTGCACTTGCCCGCGCGCGCGCGGGAAGTGTTCGACGTGACCGGTGCCGGCGACACGGTGATTTCCACCCTGGCGGCCGCGATCGCCGCTGGCGAGGAATTGCCCCACGCAGTGGCGTTGGCCAACCTGGCGGCGGGCATCGTGGTCGGCAAGCTCGGTACGGCGGCCATCAGCGCTCCGGAGCTGCGGCGTGCCATCCAGCGTGAGGAAGGTTCCGAGCGCGGTGTATTGGGTCTGGAGCAGTTACTGCTGGCGGTAGACGATGCGCGTGCGCACAAAGAGAAAATCGTCTTCACTAACGGTTGTTTCGACATCCTGCATGCCGGTCATGTGACCTACCTCGAACAGGCACGGGCCCAAGGGGATCGCTTGATCGTTGCGGTCAACGACGATGCATCGGTAAGCCGTTTGAAAGGGCCGGGACGTCCGATCAACAGCGTCGACCGTCGCATGGCTGTGCTGGCGGGGCTGGGCGCGGTGGATTGGGTGATCAGCTTCCCTGAAGGCACTCCTGAAAACCTGCTGCGCGAGGTCAAGCCGGACGTGCTGGTGAAGGGGGGCGATTACGGGATCGATCAAGTGGTCGGTGCCGACATCGTGACGGCCTACGGTGGTACTGTGAAGGTGCTGGGATTGGTGGAAAACAGCTCGACGACAGCGATTGTCGAGAAGATTCGAAGTCATTGA
- a CDS encoding NAD(P)/FAD-dependent oxidoreductase, whose protein sequence is MPSVISTDVLIVGAGVAGLWLNARLRRQGFSTVLVESASLGGGQSVKSQGIIHGGAKYALHGALTGASEAIADMPRRWREALAGDGELDLSGVRLLSEAHYLWSPGTIAGNLTSFFASKAVRGRVDQVKGDQLPPALQDKRFKGKVYRLAELVIDVPSLVQRLADLAGDGLLAGQNIEPLLDGDVLVGLKVDGREIRAQRIVLSAGAGTAALLEALGLSQPAMQRRPLHMIIVKGPSLKPLYAHCLGGGTKPRITVTTHPAADGQWVWYLGGDIAEAEGVAREPAEQIATAQKELGQLLPWIDLSTAQWATLRVDRAEPLQSGLTRPDNAFLAEEGRLLVGWPTKLALAPDFADRVINALQRDGIQPGHPAPLPELPKPPMGVPAWEQLLP, encoded by the coding sequence ATGCCATCCGTTATTTCCACCGACGTTTTGATTGTCGGCGCTGGTGTCGCCGGCCTCTGGCTGAATGCGCGTTTGCGCCGCCAGGGTTTTTCGACCGTGCTGGTGGAAAGCGCCAGCCTTGGCGGCGGGCAGAGTGTGAAGTCCCAGGGGATCATCCATGGCGGCGCCAAATACGCGCTGCATGGTGCCCTGACCGGCGCTTCGGAAGCCATCGCCGACATGCCCCGTCGCTGGCGTGAAGCCTTGGCCGGCGACGGCGAACTGGACCTGTCCGGTGTGCGCCTGCTGTCCGAAGCCCACTACCTGTGGTCTCCCGGCACGATCGCCGGCAACCTCACCAGTTTCTTCGCCAGCAAAGCCGTGCGTGGCCGCGTCGACCAGGTCAAGGGCGACCAACTGCCGCCGGCCCTGCAGGACAAGCGCTTCAAGGGCAAGGTCTACCGCCTGGCGGAGTTGGTGATCGACGTGCCGAGCCTGGTCCAGCGCCTGGCCGATCTGGCGGGCGATGGCTTGCTCGCCGGTCAGAACATCGAACCGCTGCTGGACGGTGACGTCCTGGTGGGCCTGAAGGTCGACGGGCGCGAGATCCGCGCCCAGCGCATCGTCTTGAGCGCCGGAGCCGGCACGGCGGCGCTGCTTGAAGCGCTGGGCCTGAGCCAGCCCGCCATGCAACGCCGACCGTTGCACATGATCATCGTCAAAGGCCCGAGCCTCAAACCGCTGTACGCCCACTGCCTGGGCGGCGGCACCAAACCGCGCATCACCGTCACCACGCACCCGGCCGCCGATGGCCAATGGGTCTGGTACCTGGGTGGCGACATTGCCGAAGCCGAAGGTGTTGCACGCGAACCTGCCGAGCAGATTGCCACCGCGCAGAAAGAACTCGGCCAGTTGCTGCCATGGATCGACTTGAGCACCGCGCAATGGGCGACCTTGCGCGTGGACCGCGCCGAGCCGCTGCAATCGGGCCTGACCCGTCCGGACAACGCCTTCCTTGCCGAAGAAGGCCGCTTGCTGGTCGGCTGGCCTACCAAACTGGCGCTGGCGCCGGACTTCGCCGACCGCGTGATCAACGCCTTGCAACGCGACGGCATCCAGCCAGGCCATCCGGCGCCGCTGCCCGAATTGCCGAAACCGCCGATGGGCGTCCCGGCCTGGGAGCAACTGCTGCCATGA
- the waaA gene encoding lipid IV(A) 3-deoxy-D-manno-octulosonic acid transferase yields the protein MNRTLYTALFYLGLPLVAIRLWLRSRKAPAYAKRIGERFSLGLPAMKPGGIWVHAVSVGESIAAAPMIRALLQRYPALPITVTCMTPTGSERIQAMFASEPRIQHCYLPYDLPCAAARFLDRVRPTLAVIMETELWPNHIHQCAKRGIPVALANARLSERSAKGYGRFGKLTQPMLAEMSLFAVQTEAEAQRFRELGARAETVEVTGSIKFDLTIDPQLLLRAAELRGQWQAQERPVWIAASTHDGEDEVVLAAHRQLLAGHPDALLILVPRHPERFNSVFDLCKQQGFATVRRSTGEPVTAGTSVLLGDTMGELLFLYALADSAFVGGSLVPNGGHNLLEPAALAKPVLSGPHLFNFLEIAAQLRSAGALQEVEDAEGLALAVQRLFELPRDAQRMAQAGLKVMRTNQGALQRLLEGLGRLIDKP from the coding sequence ATGAATAGAACTCTCTACACCGCGCTGTTTTACCTGGGGCTGCCACTGGTAGCGATTCGGCTATGGTTGCGCTCGCGCAAGGCGCCGGCGTATGCCAAACGCATCGGCGAGCGTTTCTCCCTCGGGTTGCCAGCGATGAAGCCGGGCGGCATCTGGGTACACGCGGTGTCGGTGGGCGAAAGCATTGCCGCAGCGCCGATGATTCGCGCGTTGCTGCAACGCTATCCGGCGCTGCCGATCACCGTGACCTGCATGACCCCGACCGGCTCCGAACGCATCCAGGCGATGTTCGCCAGCGAGCCGCGCATCCAGCACTGTTATTTGCCTTACGACTTGCCGTGCGCAGCGGCGCGATTTCTGGACCGGGTCCGGCCAACACTGGCGGTGATCATGGAAACCGAACTCTGGCCCAACCATATCCATCAATGCGCCAAACGCGGGATTCCCGTCGCTCTGGCCAATGCACGACTATCCGAGCGTTCGGCCAAAGGCTATGGCCGTTTCGGCAAGCTGACCCAGCCGATGCTCGCCGAGATGAGTCTGTTCGCGGTGCAGACCGAAGCCGAAGCCCAGCGCTTCCGTGAGTTGGGCGCCCGTGCAGAAACCGTTGAAGTGACCGGCTCGATCAAGTTCGACCTGACCATTGATCCGCAATTGCTCCTGCGCGCCGCTGAGCTCCGCGGGCAATGGCAGGCTCAGGAGCGTCCGGTGTGGATCGCCGCCAGTACTCACGACGGTGAAGACGAAGTGGTGCTGGCGGCGCATCGGCAGTTGCTGGCCGGTCATCCCGATGCGTTGCTGATTCTGGTGCCGCGTCACCCGGAGCGATTCAACTCGGTGTTCGACCTGTGCAAGCAGCAGGGTTTCGCCACGGTCCGTCGTTCCACCGGCGAGCCGGTGACCGCAGGGACTTCGGTGTTGCTTGGCGACACCATGGGCGAGTTGCTGTTTCTTTATGCCTTGGCTGATAGCGCGTTTGTCGGCGGCAGTCTGGTGCCGAACGGTGGCCATAACCTGCTGGAGCCCGCCGCCCTGGCGAAACCGGTGCTCAGTGGGCCACACCTGTTCAACTTCCTCGAGATCGCCGCGCAGTTGCGCAGCGCCGGCGCGTTGCAGGAGGTGGAGGATGCCGAAGGGCTGGCCCTGGCCGTGCAGCGACTGTTCGAATTGCCGCGCGATGCGCAGCGGATGGCGCAGGCGGGGTTGAAGGTGATGCGCACCAATCAGGGCGCGTTGCAGCGGTTGCTGGAGGGGTTGGGGCGGTTGATCGACAAGCCCTGA